One part of the Malus sylvestris chromosome 2, drMalSylv7.2, whole genome shotgun sequence genome encodes these proteins:
- the LOC126608195 gene encoding alpha-aminoadipic semialdehyde synthase isoform X3 — MGRTRINKTLFGKLNEGEIVSSELFVYILCTIFAQQFEGSCFLADVRETLTSHEGIIKLQNTLLSKVLRGTELKIDDVHHGISLIEKLLRRKKILLILDDVNELEQLNNLVEVDWFGEGSRVIITTKDRGLLESYGVELIYEVEKLEDDMALELLCLNAFGRKEPSDDYLSLAQRAIAYAQGLPLAITLIGSHLRNKSIDSWQAILDSYDSYEGEPYRGIQRILRKSYDSWDDVMQQFFLDIACFFKGEDKDYVLQILRSLKLSVPQDCIEELVENAIITIEGNRILMHDLLEKMGKHIVIKESPTEPGKRSRLWFHEDVYNVLTENRFFIKITMIGNGVVGILAESVNKWERRAPLTPSHCALLLHSARDKTGVSRIILQPSTKRIHHDAMYEDVGCEISEDLSQCGLILGIKQPKLEMILPDRAYAFFSHTHKAQKENMPLLDKILAERVSLYDYELIVGDHAKRLLAFGKYAGRAGFIDFLLGLGQRYLSLGYSTPFLSLGASYMYPSLAAAKAAVISVGEEMATLGLPSGICPLVFVFTGSGNVASGAQEIFKLLPHTFVEPSELTALFGVAKDAAQTTRKSKRIFQVYGCVVTSKHMVEHEDPTREFDKADYYAHPEHYNPVFHEKIAPYASVIVNCMYWEKRFPRLLSTKQVQDLTKKASVLVGIADITCDIGGSIEFVNQTTSIDSPFFRYDPVTNSYHRDMDGAGVICQAVDILPTEFAKEASKHFGDILSNFVGNLASTKDITKLPAHLRRACITHGGALTSFYEYIPRMRKSDSEEISKNHVNHNYKNYNISVSLSGHLFDQFLINEALDIIEAAGGSFHLVKCDVGQCSNSLSFSELEVGADDTAVLDQIIDSLTSLANSNENHDLKQEKNKISLSFGEVQHSPTKKGNDTKRKAGVLIIGAGRVCQPAAEMLASVSGMSSHEWYKTCFEDEFEEINDVQVTVASLYLKDAEEITEGIPNATAVQLDISDTGSLHRYISEAELVISLLPAFCHVTVANACIELKKHLVTASYVDESMSKLDEKAKSAGITILGEMGLDPGIDHMIAMKMINQAHVRKGKIMSFTSYCGGLPSPAAANNPLAYKFSWSPAGAIRAGRNPATYKSNGKIVEVDGKDLYDSAAKYRVPDLPAFSLECLPNRNSLVYGDLYGIGHEASTVFRGTLRYEGFGEIMATLSRIGLFESEPHPLLKDANRPTFRKFLSELLKMKTEDLDRPLIGEKIIPERIDTLGYCKEQGAAVRAAKTIVFLGLHEQKEIPASCKSAFEVACLRMEERLAYSSTEQDMVLLHHEVEVEFPDGLREKHTGTLLEFGKMKSGKMITAMAFTVGVPAAIGALLILGNKIKTRGVLRPIEPEVYVPAMDILQAYGIKLMEKIE; from the exons atgggtcgaactcgaattaataaaaccctcttcggaAAACTGAatgagggtgaaattgtgtcgagtgaattatttgtttacatattatgtacaatttttgctcaacagtTTGAAGGTAGTTGTTTCCTAGCAGATGTGAGAGAAACATTAACATCACATGAAGGCATAATCAAACTACAAAACACTCTTCTATCAAAAGTTCTACGTGGTACAGAGTTGAAAATTGACGATGTTCATCATGGAATCAGCCTTATAGAGAAACTTTTGAGACGAAAGAAGATTCTCTTAattcttgatgatgtgaatGAATTGGAGCAGTTAAACAACTTGGTTGAAGTCGATTGGTTCGGTGAGGGTAGCAGAGTGATCATAACCACAAAAGATAGAGGATTGCTAGAATCTTATGGGGTCGAGTTGATATACGAGGTCGAAAAGTTAGAAGATGACATGGCTCTTGAGCTTCTATGTTTGAATGCCTTTGGAAGAAAAGAACCTTCAGATGATTATTTAAGCCTTGCACAACGTGCAATAGCCTATGCTCAAGGACTTCCGTTAGCTATTACTCTTATAGGTTCTCATCTGCGTAATAAAAGTATAGATAGTTGGCAAGCTATATTGGATAGTTATGATTCTTACGAAGGAGAACCTTATAGAGGTATTCAAAGAATACTTCGAAAAAGTTATGATTCTTGGGATGATGTAATGCAACAATTTTTCCTAGACATTGCATGCTTCTTCAAGGGTGAAGATAAAGACTATGTATTACAAATATTGAGAAGTTTGAAGCTCAGTGTACCTCAAGATTGTATTGAAGAACTCGTTGAGAATGCCATCATAACTATTGAAGGTAATAGGATTTTGATGCATGACTTGCTAGAAAAAATGGGTAAGCATATAGTTATTAAAGAATCTCCCACTGAACCTGGAAAACGTAGCAGGTTATGGTTTCATGAAGATGTGTACAATGTTCTAACTGAAAATAGGTTTTTTATTAAGATTACAATGATTGGAAATGGGGTGGTGGGGATTTTGGCCGAGTCTGTGAACAAGTGGGAGAGAAGAGCGCCTCTGACGCCGTCACACTGCGCTCTGCTGCTCCACAGTGCAAGAGATAAAACCGGAGTTTCTCGGATCATACTGCAGCCCTCGACGAAGAGAATTCATCATGATGCAATGTATGAAGATGTTGGATGTGAAATCTCTGAGGATTTGTCACAATGTGGTTTGATCCTCGGCATCAAACAGCCAAAG CTGGAGATGATTCTGCCGGATAGAGCTTATGCGTTTTTTTCGCATACTCATAAGGCTCAGAAGGAAAACATGCCACTCTTGGATAAG ATCCTAGCAGAAAGAGTGTCTCTCTATGATTACGAGCTTATTGTCGGGGATCATGCGAAAAGACTACTTGCATTCGGAAAGTATGCTGGTAGAGCAGGATTTATCGACTTCTTGCTTGGTTTAGGACAGA GGTACCTAAGTCTTGGATATTCGACCCCGTTCCTATCGTTGGGTGCATCTTATATGTATCCATCTTTGGCTGCTGCCAAGGCGGCTGTAATTTCTGTGGGCGAAGAGATGGCAACTCTCGGACTGCCATCAGGGATCTGTCCTCTTGTCTTCGTTTTCACTGGTTCAGGAAATG TTGCTTCTGGTGCACAAGAGATATTTAAGCTTCTTCCTCATACTTTTGTGGAACCAAGTGAACTTACAGCGCTATTTGGGGTG GCCAAGGATGCTGCTCAAACTACTCGAAAATCGAAAAGGATCTTCCAAGTATACGGTTGTGTTGTGACTAGTAAACACATGGTTGAACACGAAGATCCAACAAGAGAATTTGACAAA GCTGACTATTATGCGCATCCAGAACACTACAACCCTGTTTTCCATGAAAAAATAGCCCCGTATGCATCTGTAATCG TGAATTGCATGTATTGGGAGAAACGATTTCCTCGCTTATTGAGTACCAAGCAGGTTCAAGATCtaacaaagaaagcaagtgTGCTTGTTGGAATCGCTGATATAACTTGTGACATAGGGGGGTCAATAGAATTTGTCAACCAAACCACATCAATTGACTCACCTTTCTTCAG ATACGATCCTGTGACTAATTCTTACCATCGTGACATGGACGGCGCTGGTGTGATATGTCAAGCTGTGGACATTCTTCCGACAGAATTTGCAAAAGAG GCTTCGAAACATTTTGGAGACATATTGTCCAATTTTGTTGGTAATTTGGCTTCTACAAAAGACATTACAAAGTTGCCTGCACATTTAAGGAGAGCTTGCATTACCCATGGAGGagcacttacctcattttatGAATATATTCCGCGTATGAGAAAGTCAGACTCAGA AGAAATATCAAAGAATCATGTTAATCACAACTACAAGAACTACAACATATCA GTATCTCTCAGTGGTCACCTATTTGATCAGTTTCTGATAAATGAGGCCTTAGATATCATTGAAGCTGCAGGCGGCTCCTTTCATTTGGTTAAGTGTGACGTGGGTCAATGTTCGAATTCTCTATCATTCTCCGAACTTGAA GTGGGTGCAGATGACACGGCCGTTCTTGATCAAATTATCGACTCTTTAACTTCTCTAGCGAATTCAAACGAAAATCATGACTTAAAGCAAGAGAAAAATAAGATTTCTCTGAGTTTTGGTGAAGTCCAGCACAGTCCCACTAAAAAGGGAAATGACACGAAAAGAAAGGCTGGGGTTCTGATTATTGGAGCAGGCCGGGTCTGCCAGCCAGCTGCTGAGATGTTAGCATCAGTTAGCGGAATGTCATCCCACGAATGGTACAAAACATGCTTTGAAGATGAATTCGAAGAGATTAATGATGTGCAAGTTACTGTTGCATCTCTCTACCTAAAGGATGCTGAAGAG ATCACTGAAGGTATTCCAAATGCAACGGCAGTTCAACTTGATATTTCGGACACTGGCAGTCTGCATAGGTATATATCGGAG GCTGAACTTGTTATAAGTTTACTGCCGGCTTTTTGCCACGTTACTGTAGCAAATGCATGTATTGAG CTTAAAAAGCATCTTGTCACTGCTAGCTATGTTGATGAATCCATGTCAAAACTGGATGAGAAGGCAAAGAGTGCTGGTATTACGATTCTTGGTGAGATGGGCTTGGACCCTGGGATAG ATCATATGATAGCGATGAAGATGATCAACCAAGCACACGTTCGGAAGGGGAAAATAATGTCTTTCACTTCTTACTGTGGTGGACTGCCATCCCCAGCTGCAGCAAACAATCCGTTAGCATATAAATTCAG CTGGAGTCCTGCAGGAGCTATTCGAGCTGGACGTAATCCTGCAACGTACAAATCTAACGGCAAAATTGTAGAAGTTGATG GGAAGGATCTTTATGATTCAGCTGCGAAATATCGGGTTCCAGACCTTCCAGCCTTCTCGTTAGAATGCCTTCCAAATCGTAACTCCCTAGTTTATGGGGACTTGTATGGAATAGGACATGAAGCATCAACAGTCTTTCGTGGAACTCTTCGATatgaag GGTTCGGAGAAATAATGGCAACGCTTTCAAGAATTGGTTTATTCGAATCTGAACCTCATCCGCTTCTTAAGGATGCAAATAGACCCACGTTCAGGAAATTTTTGTCTGAACTCCTCAAAATGAAAACTGAAGATCTGGACAGACCTCTGATCGGAGAGAAAATCATCCCCGAAAGGATTGACACGCTCGGATACTGCAAAGAGCAAGGAGCTGCTGTGAGGGCAGCTAAGACTATCGT ATTTCTGGGACTTCACGAGCAGAAAGAGATCCCCGCCTCTTGCAAAAGCGCATTTGAAGTTGCTTGTCTTCGGATGGAAGAGAGATTAGCGTACTCCAGCACGGAACAG GACATGGTGCTTTTGCATCATGAAGTGGAGGTTGAGTTCCCGGATGGACTTCGAGAGAAGCATACAGGCACTCTACTGGAATTCGGGAAAATGAAAAGCGGTAAGATGATCACCGCCATGGCGTTCACTGTTGGAGTCCCGGCGGCCATTGGAGCTCTG CTCATACTTGGAAACAAGATCAAAACCAGAGGCGTCTTGAGACCTATCGAACCAGAAGTATACGTCCCAG caatggATATACTACAAGCGTATGGAATCAAGTTAATGGAGAAGATCGAGTGA
- the LOC126608195 gene encoding alpha-aminoadipic semialdehyde synthase isoform X1 has translation MGRTRINKTLFGKLNEGEIVSSELFVYILCTIFAQQFEGSCFLADVRETLTSHEGIIKLQNTLLSKVLRGTELKIDDVHHGISLIEKLLRRKKILLILDDVNELEQLNNLVEVDWFGEGSRVIITTKDRGLLESYGVELIYEVEKLEDDMALELLCLNAFGRKEPSDDYLSLAQRAIAYAQGLPLAITLIGSHLRNKSIDSWQAILDSYDSYEGEPYRGIQRILRKSYDSWDDVMQQFFLDIACFFKGEDKDYVLQILRSLKLSVPQDCIEELVENAIITIEGNRILMHDLLEKMGKHIVIKESPTEPGKRSRLWFHEDVYNVLTENRFFIKITMIGNGVVGILAESVNKWERRAPLTPSHCALLLHSARDKTGVSRIILQPSTKRIHHDAMYEDVGCEISEDLSQCGLILGIKQPKLEMILPDRAYAFFSHTHKAQKENMPLLDKILAERVSLYDYELIVGDHAKRLLAFGKYAGRAGFIDFLLGLGQRYLSLGYSTPFLSLGASYMYPSLAAAKAAVISVGEEMATLGLPSGICPLVFVFTGSGNVASGAQEIFKLLPHTFVEPSELTALFGVAKDAAQTTRKSKRIFQVYGCVVTSKHMVEHEDPTREFDKADYYAHPEHYNPVFHEKIAPYASVIVNCMYWEKRFPRLLSTKQVQDLTKKGSVLVGIADITCDIGGSIEFVNQTTSIDSPFFRYDPVTNSYHRDMDDAGVICQAVDILPTEFAKEASKHFGDILSNFVGNLASTKDITKLPAHLRRACITHEGALTSLYEYIPRMRKSDSEEISKNPANHNSNKNYNISVSLSGHLFDQFLINEALDIIEAAGGSFHLVKCDVGQCSNSPSFSELEVGADDRAVLDQIIDSLTSLANSNENHDLKQEKNKFSLSFGEVQHSPTKKGNDTKRKAGVLIIGAGRVCQPAAEMLASVSGMPSHEWYKTCLEDEFEEINDVQVTVASLYLKDAEEITEGIPNATAVQLDISDTGSLHRYISEAELVISLLPAFCHVTVANACIELKKHLVTASYVDESMSKLDEKAKSAGITILGEMGLDPGIDHMMAMKMINQAHVRKGKIRSFTSYCGGLPSPVAANNPLAYKFSWSPAGAIRAGRNPATYKSNGKVVEVDGKDLYDSAAKYRVPDLPAFSLECLPNRNSLVYGDLYGIGHEASTVFRGTLRYEGFGEIMGTLSRIGLFESEPHPLLKDAKRPTFRKFLSELLKMKTEDLDRPLIGEKIIPERIVTLGYCKEQGAAVRAAKTILFLGLHEQKEIPSSCKSAFDVACLRMEERLAYSSMEQDMVLLNHEVEVEFPDGLREKHTGTLLEFGKMKSGKMITAMAFTVGVPAAIGALLILGNKIKTRGVLRPIEPEVYVPAMDILQAYGIKLMEKIE, from the exons atgggtcgaactcgaattaataaaaccctcttcggaAAACTGAatgagggtgaaattgtgtcgagtgaattatttgtttacatattatgtacaatttttgctcaacagtTTGAAGGTAGTTGTTTCCTAGCAGATGTGAGAGAAACATTAACATCACATGAAGGCATAATCAAACTACAAAACACTCTTCTATCAAAAGTTCTACGTGGTACAGAGTTGAAAATTGACGATGTTCATCATGGAATCAGCCTTATAGAGAAACTTTTGAGACGAAAGAAGATTCTCTTAattcttgatgatgtgaatGAATTGGAGCAGTTAAACAACTTGGTTGAAGTCGATTGGTTCGGTGAGGGTAGCAGAGTGATCATAACCACAAAAGATAGAGGATTGCTAGAATCTTATGGGGTCGAGTTGATATACGAGGTCGAAAAGTTAGAAGATGACATGGCTCTTGAGCTTCTATGTTTGAATGCCTTTGGAAGAAAAGAACCTTCAGATGATTATTTAAGCCTTGCACAACGTGCAATAGCCTATGCTCAAGGACTTCCGTTAGCTATTACTCTTATAGGTTCTCATCTGCGTAATAAAAGTATAGATAGTTGGCAAGCTATATTGGATAGTTATGATTCTTACGAAGGAGAACCTTATAGAGGTATTCAAAGAATACTTCGAAAAAGTTATGATTCTTGGGATGATGTAATGCAACAATTTTTCCTAGACATTGCATGCTTCTTCAAGGGTGAAGATAAAGACTATGTATTACAAATATTGAGAAGTTTGAAGCTCAGTGTACCTCAAGATTGTATTGAAGAACTCGTTGAGAATGCCATCATAACTATTGAAGGTAATAGGATTTTGATGCATGACTTGCTAGAAAAAATGGGTAAGCATATAGTTATTAAAGAATCTCCCACTGAACCTGGAAAACGTAGCAGGTTATGGTTTCATGAAGATGTGTACAATGTTCTAACTGAAAATAGGTTTTTTATTAAGATTACAATGATTGGAAATGGGGTGGTGGGGATTTTGGCCGAGTCTGTGAACAAGTGGGAGAGAAGAGCGCCTCTGACGCCGTCACACTGCGCTCTGCTGCTCCACAGTGCAAGAGATAAAACCGGAGTTTCTCGGATCATACTGCAGCCCTCGACGAAGAGAATTCATCATGATGCAATGTATGAAGATGTTGGATGTGAAATCTCTGAGGATTTGTCACAATGTGGTTTGATCCTCGGCATCAAACAGCCAAAG CTGGAGATGATTCTGCCGGATAGAGCTTATGCGTTTTTTTCGCATACTCATAAGGCTCAGAAGGAAAACATGCCACTCTTGGATAAG ATCCTAGCAGAAAGAGTGTCTCTCTATGATTACGAGCTTATTGTCGGGGATCATGCGAAAAGACTACTTGCATTCGGAAAGTATGCTGGTAGAGCAGGATTTATCGACTTCTTGCTTGGTTTAGGACAGA GGTACCTAAGTCTTGGATATTCGACCCCGTTCCTATCGTTGGGTGCATCTTATATGTATCCATCTTTGGCTGCTGCCAAGGCGGCTGTAATTTCTGTGGGCGAAGAGATGGCAACTCTCGGACTGCCATCAGGGATCTGTCCTCTTGTCTTCGTTTTCACTGGTTCAGGAAATG TTGCTTCTGGTGCACAAGAGATATTTAAGCTTCTTCCTCATACTTTTGTGGAACCAAGTGAACTTACAGCGCTATTTGGGGTG GCCAAGGATGCTGCTCAAACTACTCGAAAATCGAAAAGGATCTTCCAAGTATACGGTTGTGTTGTGACTAGTAAACACATGGTTGAACACGAAGATCCAACAAGAGAATTTGACAAA GCTGACTATTATGCGCATCCAGAACACTACAACCCTGTTTTCCATGAAAAAATAGCCCCGTATGCATCTGTAATCG TGAATTGCATGTATTGGGAGAAACGATTTCCACGCTTATTGAGTACTAAGCAGGTTCAAGatctaacaaagaaaggaagtGTGCTTGTTGGAATCGCTGACATAACTTGTGACATAGGGGGGTCAATAGAATTTGTCAACCAAACCACATCAATTGACTCACCTTTCTTCAG ATACGATCCTGTGACTAATTCTTACCATCGTGACATGGACGACGCTGGTGTGATATGTCAAGCTGTGGACATTCTTCCGACAGAATTTGCAAAAGAG GCTTCGAAACATTTTGGAGACATATTGTCCAATTTTGTTGGTAATTTGGCTTCTACAAAAGACATTACAAAGTTGCCTGCACATTTAAGGAGAGCTTGCATAACCCATGAAGGAGCACTTACCTCATTGTATGAATATATTCCGCGTATGAGAAAGTCAGACTCAGA AGAAATATCTAAGAATCCTGCTAATCACAACTCTAACAAGAACTACAACATATCA GTATCTCTCAGTGGTCACCTATTTGATCAGTTTCTGATAAATGAGGCCTTAGATATCATTGAAGCTGCAGGCGGCTCCTTTCATTTGGTTAAGTGTGACGTGGGTCAATGTTCGAATTCTCCATCATTCTCTGAACTTGAA GTGGGTGCAGATGACAGGGCCGTTCTTGATCAAATTATCGACTCTTTAACTTCTCTAGCGAATTCAAACGAAAATCATGACTTAAAgcaagagaaaaataaattttctttgAGTTTTGGTGAAGTCCAGCACAGTCCCACTAAAAAGGGAAATGACACAAAAAGAAAGGCTGGGGTTCTGATTATTGGAGCAGGCCGGGTCTGCCAGCCAGCTGCTGAGATGTTAGCATCAGTTAGCGGAATGCCATCCCACGAATGGTACAAAACATGCCTTGAAGATGAATTCGAAGAGATTAATGATGTGCAAGTTACTGTTGCATCTCTCTACCTAAAGGATGCTGAAGAG ATCACTGAAGGTATTCCAAATGCAACAGCAGTTCAACTTGATATTTCGGACACTGGCAGTCTGCATAGGTATATATCTGAG GCTGAACTTGTTATAAGTTTACTGCCGGCTTTTTGCCACGTTACTGTAGCAAATGCATGTATTGAG CTTAAAAAGCATCTTGTCACTGCTAGCTATGTTGATGAATCCATGTCAAAACTGGATGAGAAGGCAAAGAGTGCTGGTATTACGATTCTTGGTGAGATGGGCTTGGACCCTGGGATAG ATCATATGATGGCGATGAAGATGATCAACCAAGCACACGTTCGGAAGGGGAAAATAAGGTCTTTCACTTCTTACTGTGGTGGACTGCCATCCCCAGTTGCAGCAAACAATCCGTTAGCATATAAATTCAG TTGGAGTCCTGCAGGAGCTATTCGAGCTGGACGTAATCCTGCCACGTACAAATCTAACGGCAAAGTTGTAGAAGTTGATG GGAAGGATCTTTATGATTCAGCTGCGAAATATCGGGTTCCAGACCTTCCAGCCTTCTCGTTAGAATGCCTTCCAAATCGTAACTCGCTAGTTTATGGGGACTTGTATGGAATAGGACATGAAGCATCAACAGTCTTTCGTGGAACTCTTCGATatgaag GGTTCGGAGAAATAATGGGAACGCTTTCAAGAATTGGTTTATTCGAATCTGAACCTCATCCGCTTCTTAAGGATGCAAAGAGACCCACATTCAGGAAATTTTTGTCCGAACTCCTCAAAATGAAAACTGAAGATCTGGACAGACCTCTGATAGGAGAGAAAATCATCCCCGAAAGGATTGTCACGCTCGGATACTGCAAAGAGCAAGGAGCTGCTGTGAGGGCAGCTAAGACTATCCT ATTTCTGGGACTTCACGAGCAGAAAGAGATCCCCTCCTCTTGCAAAAGCGCATTTGACGTTGCTTGTCTTCGGATGGAAGAGAGATTAGCATACTCCAGCATGGAACAG GATATGGTGCTTTTGAATCATGAAGTGGAGGTTGAGTTCCCGGATGGACTTCGAGAGAAGCATACAGGCACTCTACTGGAATTCGGGAAAATGAAGAGTGGTAAAATGATCACCGCCATGGCGTTCACTGTTGGAGTCCCGGCAGCCATTGGAGCTCTG CTCATACTTGGAAACAAGATCAAAACCAGAGGTGTCTTGAGACCTATCGAACCAGAAGTATACGTCCCAG caatggATATACTACAAGCATATGGAATCAAGTTAATGGAGAAGATCGAGTGA